ACCTTTCATATGGTATAATATAATTCAGAAATTACAATCTGCTATAATTTAATCTACGTACCAAACAACTCTAACAGATCTCTCAATATGTTTAAAGAATTGTTATTCTCAAGTTCATAATCTGAAGCATAAATAATAGAAGTTTCTTTCTTTCCCACAAACCTTCTCTGTCCCCATCAAAAGTAGAACTGTTAAGATACTCAACTAACAAGTGTAGTTAGTTAGCAGCTAGAGACTTAAAGTGAGTCACAAGTAGTTGAGTTAGATAACTAACTCAACACATACTCTATATAAAGAACCATATCAAGCATTGTAGGATTAATTACTCATTCAATATCACTACTATGAGTCTTCCtctatattttccttcttttaattCTCAAGTTTCGTGGTTTACTTCCATCTTGATTACCTCCATGGTATCAGAACCATGGTATCAGAACCAGGTTCATTTGTAGTAGAACTCAAATTCTGAGAATTCTGAGTTATTGCCGTTGCTAGTTCTTGCACAAATTCAACTCTGAAAGTGGATTTGGTTGTTGTTTCTGGGTTACTgattgagttgatttttgagaaatcaaCATTCTAGTTTCATAACTGGTATTCAGCATTAGCTTCTGCAAAACAGGGGGTCTTTCCGGTTGAATAAgatctcctcttcttcttcttcttttgtttcgTATTCAAGAAATTCTATAGTGTGTATTCAAGATGACAAGTGAACAAAGAAATGGGGAGAAATGCAGTGTGGACAATCTTCCAGTTCATTTGCTCAAAATGGTGtcaattttggattttcaatatCAGGTCAAGGTATTGACTATAATCATCCTCTTTTCTTGAGCCCTATAGATGTTAGTGGCCTTAGCATAATATCTTTTCAATTagttggtattgaaaactatgcGTTGTGGAGTCATTCAATTAAACTTGCATTACTTGGTCGAAATAAGATGGGATTGATTGATGGAACATGTAGAAAAGATGTATTCATAGAAGAGTTATGGAGTCAATGGGAGAGGGTCAATGCAATTGTCCTCTCTTGGCTAATGAACTCAGTTTCTAAGAGTTTGTTGAGTGGAATTTTATTTGCCTCTAACGCGTGTACTGTGTGGGATGACTTGAAAGAGAGATTTGATCGTTTAGATGGCTCAAGAACTTGTAGTTTACATAAATAAATCACCACTTTGCAACAAGGAACGGCATTTGTCTCTGTATATTATACTAGATTGAGGAATCTGTGGGATGAATTTGAGGCTCTTGTCCCTCCACCTACGTGTGATTGTGAAAAGTCCAGAGGATTTGCTGCTCACATTAATAGGCAAAAGCTCTATCAGTTTCTTATGGGATTAAGTGAAGTATGCCATCAGTCTAGAAGTCAAATTCTACTAATGAATCCCTTAATAATATCAATTAGGCCTATGCTATGATAATGGGTGATGAAGCACAAAAATCAATTGTTATTTCTACTGGAAATCTTGGAATAAATGTTATATCATCTAACAATCTGGAGTCTATTGCTATGTACTCTAAGGCTGGTAATAATTTTGGACAAATTGGTGGTGGTTCTGCTGGGATTCAGAAGTTTAAAGGAAATGCAGGTTTGGTGTGTGACTACTGTAAGTGCAAGGGACATAGCAAAGAATATTGCCATAAACTGGTGGGATTTCCTTCTGATTTCAAATCCAAGAAGAAGACTGGGTCTGGAAACTATAATGGTGCACACATGGTCAATACTAATCATGTTTATGGTCTGGAGCAACAAGTACAAAAAGCTCAGGCAAACTCATGTATGGGTTGAATGTTACTAGCCAAAGTGGAAGCTAGATCAATCACAATTCCGGTGGTTCTCATGGTAAAGAAGATTCTCAGTTTTTAAAGCCCAACACCATTACAGATTCTAAAAGAACTGTGAAAGAAATGCTGCAGGGATGCACCTTTACCAAAGATCAGTATGATCAAATTCTCCTGATGCTTCAAAGTGGTCATTCTAAAGGAAATGTTGATGAATTTGATGCAGTCAACTGTGCAAGTAAAGTGTTGTTTATTTATGAGAATAGTGAAGTGTGGATAATTGATACTAGAGCCACCAATCATATGGGGTCTAGGTCAAATATGTTCTTACCTGATTCTATGTCTAAGTGTGCAGAGACAAAAAAAGTGTCTCTACCTAATGGAGAGGCATCACAGGTGACACACATGGGATCTTGTGCTCTATCTACTAGAAGTATTATCACAAATGTGTTTCATATTCCAGAATTCACGTACAATCTACTATCTGTGAGCAAGATAACCAAGGACTTTGGTTGCTCAATCACATTCTTTCCCCACTTTTGTGTATTCCAGGAGCCATTGGGAAGGTAAAGGAAATTGGTAAAGAGGAAGGAGGTCTCTACTTATTGCTAAAGCATCTTTCAAAAACAGATAACTCCCAAGTTTCTTTAGTAGTAAAAGCTAAGGAATCACTATCCAAGAAAGGGGATATAGAGCTTTGGCATAGAAGATTAGGATACTCTTCGTCAGTAGTTCTTAATAAATTGTTTCATATGATCAAGGAAGATGTATATAAAGTGTCTAAATGCTCTATTTGTCCTTTTGAAAAGCAAACAAGATTAGTTTTTTCCTTCCAGTTCTGTTAAGACTATCaagttttgagttgattcatctTGACCTTGGGGTCCATATAATACAACTACTTTTGATGGAACAAATATTTTCTTACAGTGAATACTTGGGTGTTTTTACTAAAGCTTAAATCAGAGGTGTGTGTGTCTATCAAGTTATTCCTTCAATATCTTAACACACAGTTTGACAAAACTATCAAGGTAATGAGAATAGGCAATGAAATTATTCACCAAAGATCTTGTCCATATACCCCTCAGCAAAATGGAGTAGCTGAGAGGAAACATAGACATATTTTGGAAGTAACTAGAGAATTGAGATTTTAGGCTAAAATACCATTGAAGTTTTGGGGACACTATGTTTTAGCTATTGTTTACCTGATCAACAGAATGCCTAGTAGTGCAGTATCAAATTAGACTCCTTATGAAAGGTTATATGGTGTAAAAACTATGTTTACTCGTCTAAGAGTACTTGGTTGTTTGTGCTTTGCAAAGGTTCTGAATGAACATGACAAATTAATGCATAGATCAAGAAAGGTTGTACATATGGGGTACTCAGACACTCAAAAAGGCTACGTGCTATATGATCTTATCACTAGGTCATTCTTTATCAGTAGAAATGTATTGTTTAGAGAAGATTTCCCTTTGCTGAAATAGGTGCCACGGTTAACAATGATGTATTTGTTGACCCTTTCTTCAACTGTGGTGGTTTGATGCAGAACATTGTGTCTAGCTATCCAATGAATAATACAAGTGTTGGTCCTACTACACATGTTACTGAACAGATTGCAGAAATACAGCCTCCTCCAACTGCAGTTACTGATCATGTTGAAGTCCCTGAACCAGATGCAACTGAGCTAAATGATCTGGTTGAGCATGATGCATATGAATAAGTTGTGGTTCCTGAAGTAGCTCCTGACAATGGGATTATGATGCAGAGAAGGTCTTCTATGGAGAGACATTCACCTAAGTggatgaaagattttgttttacTGAACATTAGTGATAATTTTCAGTATCCTATGTGTAACTACATCAATTATACTCATTTGTCACCAACCTATCAAGCTTATATAATGGCAACATCAACCTTGGTGTAACTTACTACTTAGACGCTATGAAAGATAAAAGATGGGTAGATTCCATGCAAGCAGAAATCCATGCccttgaagaaaataaaacttgGGAGATTACAGACCTTCCTACTGGTAAGAAGCTAATTGGTTTTAGGTGTATATACAAGATAAAGTATAAAGCCACAGGTGAAGTTGAGAGGTTCAAAGAAAGATTGGCTGCAAGGGGCTATAGTCAAAAAGAAGGTATAGATTACAAGGAAACTTTCTCTCCAGTTGTAAAAATGGTGACTGTTAGAACAATCCTAGCTATTGCTGCCTCAAAGAATTGGCAtgttcatcaaatggatgtcttTAATGAATTCTTACATGGTGATTTGAAGGATGAGATCTACATGACTCTGCCTCAAGGATTTTCAAGTCCGGGGGAGAAGGTGTGCAGACTTGTCAAATCCttgtatggattgaaacaagctccaagacAATGGAATCACAAACTGACAGAAGCTCTTATTGATCTGAAGTTTGAACAAAGccaacatgattactctttgttTATCAAGAAGTCTAGTGAAGGAATGACTATTATAATggtatatgtagatgacatgCTCATCACTGGGAGCATTTTGAAACTGATTCAAGACAAAAAAGAGGAACTGCAGCAAGCTTTCAAAATGAAGGATTTAGGGgagttgaaatattttttgggGATCGAGTTTACCAGGTCTAAAGCTGGGATCCTTATGCATCAGAGGAAATACACACTGGAATTGATATCTAAGGTTAGTTAATCTGCAGCAAAGCCAGCAAACACTCATATTAATACTAATGCCAAGTTAACTTCTGTACAATATGATGATCACTTGAAGAAAAAATGTTCTTGATGATCCTTTGGTAGATCAGACAATGTACCAGAAATTGGTTGGAAAGCTCTTGTATCTATATGACAAGACCAGACATCTCATATAGCACTCAAACTCTAAGTTTCTTCAGCAACCAAAAAAGTTTCACTTGGATGTTGCATTAAGGGTAATCAGGTACCTAAAGAAGCAACGAGGTCAAGGATTGTTGTTAGCCAGTAACTCAAATGAGAAGATCACTGCCTATTGTGATGCTGACTGGGAAGCATGTCCTCTTACAAGGAAATCAGTTACAGGTTATATGATCAAACTAGGAGATTCACTAATCTCATGGAAGCCTAAGAAACAGACTACAGTCTCAAGGAGCTCAGCTCAGGTTGAATATAGAAGCCTAGCTAGTACagtctctgaactgattgggctGATTAGTGCCTTAAAAGGAAGTAGATAGCAAGGTGCAATTGCAAATACAGATATATAGTGACAGTAAATCAGCCATCCAAATTGTTGCTAATCCAGTTTACCACGAAAGAACAAAACATATTGAGATTGACTGTCACTTCATCAGAGAAAGGCTGCAACAAGGGCTGATTAATGTGAATTATATACCTACACAGGCGCAGCTTGCAGATGTGTTAACTAAAGGCTTGTCTAGATATCAGCATGAGTATCTATTGTCCGAGCTTGGAGCTCTAAACATCTTTATACCTCCTAGATTGAAGGGGGTGTTAAGATACTCAACTAACAAGTGTAGTTAGTTAGCAGTTAGAGACTTAAAGTGAGTCACAAGTAGttgagttagttataactaactcaaCACATACTCTATATAAAGAACCATATCAAGCATTGTAGGATTAATTACTCATTCAATATCACTGCTATGATTCTTCCTCtctgttttccttcttttagttcTCAAGTTTCATGGTTTACTTCCATCTTGATTACCTTCAAGAACCCTTCATTGCTGCCCTCGGCTCCTCCATGCTCACTTCACCTCCTAGTAGGCATGCCGCTGCTATGCCTTGCACTGTGACTTTTCTGCCACCGAACACAGGGGACTTCCACTGTAAGTTTCTCATTGAAACATCATGGAGTTTCCTACTGTCTGCTATTGGAAAAGAAGGAAGTTATAGAGAAATTCCAATGCAAGCGGTGGAACTCACGTGCACCAAGAATCATCCATCGACAAGCATTTGGAGTTGAGATGCTTCTGTATCTAATAATCAGCTTGTTCGAATAGGTGCTGCTGTATTGCAGCAGTAAATGTTATTAAAAATCCTCCCGTGCCTATTATCACATCAATTCAGGATAtgcaatctcaaacttgagacaAACTAGCTCAGGAAAAAATGTACTCGTCTTAATGTGTACCGGAAAGATGCACTGTTGCATTCAAGCAAGAAATTTGAGTACTATCGCTCGTGCTTGTTGTGATAATATATCTTCTAACCGTGGCTTCTTTTCTGCAGGTGGCACCTTTAAGTTCATTAAGCGCATAGGATTGATGAACTTAACAAAGAAGAGAAGTTTGTTTCAAAGTTTGTTATCGAGCTGTTACTCTTGGTTCTTAATTTGCTGTGAAGCAACAGACGATTGAGAAGCTCGTTAGAAATGCAATCACCTAGAGGGATTGGATCACAAAGTCCAATGCAGGAAGGTTCGGATGGGGATGAAGAATCAGTTGGTGGGAGTTATTCATCATGGCATCTTCCTAAATCACCAAAAAGGAACCCGCTATCCATTTTACATTGAGCAAAACATATGGAGGAACTCCCGATATGACAGGAAAAGCAAGATGTGCAGCTAACAAAGAGCAAGATCATCAAATAACTTTAAAGCAACATAATTTGATTAGGCCAATGTGATCTGATGAAAGTCTCAACTGAACTCTGTGTGAATATTAAAAGAAATTGAGTAGATGAGCATTTGTTTTTCCCCCTCATTTTCAACATTGTACTTGTATGAAGATTGGctggattttattttattttttaaaaagagaaagtGAGGGATTTTTGGGCTCTGAATTATTTTTGGGCGAAACTTCTTGGGCGGGCTCCTGGTAACCTATTAAATAAATTCTGTTGCTTTGAGGGGCTGGCAGACTTTTTTTTAGGCCAAATGAGCGAAATGACAAGAATTGTGAATTTTTCGCGAATTTCGGTGGGTGTTAGCCCATGGGTTGATGGGGTGCTGGCTCCTGCTTTATTTTGGGGCAAAACTTCTTAGTCAGGCCCCTGACGACCTATTAAATGGATCGTGTTGCTTTGGAGGAGTGGGCGGAGCTATTTTTTTAGGCCAAATGAGTGAAACGACAGAAATTACAGATTTTTCATGACTTTCGGTGAATATTAGCCTATGGATTAATGGGCGGGGGGTGTGGGATCCAGCTTTATTTTTCAATGAAACTTCTTGGGTGGATCCCTGACAACCTATTAGGTCAAATGAGCGAAACGGCAGGAATTAcagatttttaataattttcaatgggTGTTACTCTATGGATTGATGGGGTGCGGCCTCCGAAATTATTTAGTGGTGAAACTTCTTGGATTGACTCATGATGACCTATTAAGTGGATCGTGTTGCTTTGGAGGATGGGGGGgctttttttaggtcaaatgaGCGAAACAATAGGAAATGTAATTTTTTGCTACTTTTGGTGGATATTTACCTATGGACTGATAGGGTTGCAGGCTTCGGCTTTATTTTGGACGAAACTTCTTGGGTGGGTCACTAACGACCTATTAAGTGAAGTGTTTCTTCGGAACATGGGTAGAGCCTTTTTTTAGTTCAAATACACGAAATGACAAGAATTGTAAATTTTTTACGACTTTTGGTGAGTGTTAGCCTGTGGATTGATTGGGGTGTGGCCTCCGGAATTATTTAGGGGTGAAACTTCCTGTATGCCCTGTGATAATCTATTTAGTGGATTGTGTTTCTTTGGAGGAGCGGTGGAGCTTTTTTTAGGCCAAATAAGTGAAACAACAGGAATTGTGAAGTTTTCGCAACTTTTGGTGGGTGCTAGCCTATGGAATGATTGGGGGTGCGACCTCCAGTTTATTTTTGGCAAAACTTCTTGAGAGATCCCCTAACAGCCTATTAAATTCATAGTGCTACTTTGGATGGGCGGATGGagctttattttttatcaaatgaGTGAAACAGTAGGAATTGCGGATTTTTTGCGACTTTTGATAGGTGTTAACCTATGGATTGATGGGGGACGCAGACTCCgtctttatttttgagaaaaacttCTTGGCAGGCCCTGACGACCTGTTAAATGGATTTATTTCTTTGGAGGAGCGACCAGAGCTTTTTTTTTTAGATCAAAAGAGCGAAACGACAGGAATTGTGGATTTTTGCGACTTTCAATGGGCGTTAGCTAATGGATTGATGGGAGTGCGGGATCCCACATTATTTTTTGGGGAAACTTCTTAGGAAGTCTCTAGAAGACCTATTAAATGAATCATGTTGCTTTAGAGGGGCGGGTGGAGCTTTTTATTAGGTCAAATGAGCGAAACGGCaggaattatgaattttttgagacTTCCGATGGGTGTTAACCTATGAATTGATGGGGTTGTGGACTCCGGCTTTATTTTCAGACAAAACTTCTTGGAAAGTCCCATGACAATCTATTTAATGAATTGTGTTTCTTTAGAGGGGAAAACAGATATATTTTTCAGGTCAAATAAGCAAAACAACAAGAATTGCGAATTTTTTGCGATTTTTGGTGGGTGTTAACTTATCGATTAAAGGGTATGCATGCTCCAGAATTATTTTTGAGCGAAACTTTTTGAGGAGGTCCTGACAACCTATTAAATAGATTATGTTGCTTTGGGGGGCGCGTAGAGCTTTTCTTTAAGTTAAATGAGTAAAATGATAGGAATTGTGGACTTTTTGTGCTTTCAGTGGGTGTTAGCGAACGAATTGATTGGGGATTGCGGACTCCGGCTTTATTATTGGGCGAAACTTCTAATGTGGACCTCTGAAGATCTATTAAATGGATCATGTTTCTTAGACGGGGAGGGCGGAGCTTTTTTTAAGGTCAAATGAGCGAAACGGCAggatttgttgatttttttaaacTTTCTAAGGTTGTTAGCCTATGGATTGACGGGGGGCGGGATCCAAAATTATTTCTAAGTGAAACTTCTTGGGCGGGCCTCTGACGACCTACTAAATGGATTGTATTGCTTAGGAGGGGAATACATAGCTTTTTATAGGTGAAATGAACGTATCAACAGAAATTGTGGATTTTTTACGACTTTTGATGAGTGTTAGCCTATGAATTGAGGGAGGTGCAGAAtcctaaattattttaaaatgaaacttCGTGTGTGGAATCTTGATAACCTATTAAATGGATCAAGTTGCTTTGGAGTGACGGACAGACCTTTTTATTATGTCAAATGATCAAAATGACAGGAATTGtggatttttttttactttcgaTTGGTGTCAGCTTATGGATTGATGAGGGGTGCGGGCTTCAGCTTTATTTTTGTGAGAAAATACTTGGGCAAGCACCTGATGACATAAATGGATCATATTGCTTTGAAATGAAGGATGAAGCTTTTTTCTAGGTCAAATGAGTGAAATAAAAGGGAAATTACGGATTGCTCGCAACTTCCGGTGGGTGTTAGCCTATGGACAGATGGGGGTGTGGGTTCCAGCTTGATTTTTAGTGAAATTTCCTGGGAGGGACCGTACCAACTTATTAAATTGATCGTGTTGCTTTGGAGGGGGGTGCAAATGTTTTTGTAGGTCAAAGAGTGAAACAATAGAAATTGTGGATTTTTCACAACTTTCGGTAGGTGTTAACCTACGGATTGATGGGGAGGCTCTGAATTTATTTTTAGATGAAACTTCTTAGGTGGGCCCCTGACAACCTATTAAATGAATTGTGTTGCTTTAGAGGGGATAACAGATCTTTTTTTAGGGTCAAATGTGCGAAACAACAAGAATTGcagatttttttttactttcggTGGGTGTTAGCCTACGGATTGATGTGGGGTGCATGCTCCGCAATTATTTTTGGGTGAAAATCCTTGGGCGATCTCTGATGACCTATTAAATGCATTGGAGGACAGACGGAGCTTTTCTTAGGTCAAATGAGAAAAACGATAGAAATTGCAGATTTTTTGCAACTTTCGGTGAGTGTTAGCTATAGATTAATGGATGGGTGAGGTCTCCAGCTTCATTTTTGGGTGAAGCTTCTTGGTGGCGCCCTTGATGTCCTATTTAATGCATTGTGTTGCTTCGGAGGGGTGGACGAAACTTTTTTTAGTTCAAATGAGCGAAACAGTCGAAATTGCAGATGTTTTGAGATTTTAAATAGGTGTTAGCCAATGGATTGATGGGAGTGCGGGCTTCAAAATTGTTTTTGGGAGAAAATTCTTAACTGGACCCCTGACAACCTTGTAAATAGATCTTATTGCTTTGGAGGGACGGACAGAGCCTTTTTTAGGTTAAATGAGCAAAACGATAGAAATTGTGGATTTCTTATAACTTTCAGTAGGTGTTAGCGTATGGATTGATGGGGAATGTGGGCTCTGGAATTATTTTTGGATAAAACTTTTTCGGCGAGTTGCTGACGACCTATTAAATTGATCGTGTTGCTTTGGAGGGGCAGGCGAACCTTTTTTAGGTCAAATGAGTGAAACGGCTAGAATTGTGAATTATTCACGACTCTCAGTTGGTGTTTGTCTATGTATTAATGGGAGGTGCGTTCTCTGGATTAATTTTTGGGGAAAACTTCTTAAGTGTGTCCCCGACAAACTATCAAATGGATTGTCTTGCTTTAAAGGGCAAGCGGAGATATTTATGGTCAAATAAGCGAAATAGTAGGAATTATTGATTTTTTGCGACTTTTTGGTGGATGTTAGCCTACGGACTAATTAGGGGTGCAGGTTCCGACTTTATTTTTCGCGAAAGTTCATAGCCGCACCCCTGGAAACTTTTTAAATTGGATGTGTTGCTTTAGAGGGGCAGACAGAGCTTTTATTTAGGTCAAATAAGCGAAACGACAGGAATTGtagttattttttgactttttgtggGTTTTAGCCAATGGATTGATGGGAAGTGCAGCTCTCCAGCTTTATCTTGGGTGGAATTTCTTGGGTGAGTCCGTCATGACCTATTAAATGGATAGTGATGCTATTGAGGGGCAAGCGAAGCTTTTATTTAGgtcaaatgagcaaaatggctggCAGATTTTTTGCAACTTTCGGTGGGTGTTAGCCTATGGATTAATAGGGATGCATGCTCCAAAATTATTATTGGGTGAAACTTCTTAGACTGGCCCCTAACGATCTATTAAATGGATCATGTTTCTCTAGATGGGATGACAGAGCTTTTTTAGGTCAAATAAGCAAAACGGTAGGAGTTGCGGATTTTTTGCGACTTTCGGTGGGTGATAGCCTATGGATTGATGGGGGGTGCGGGCTCCAACTTTATTTTTGAACAAAACTTCTTGGGCAAGCCCCTAAAGACCTATTAAATGGACCATGTTGCTTTGAAGGGGCAGACAGAGcctttttttaggtcaaatcaaCAAAACGACAGAAATTGCACATTTTTCATATTAGTCTTggtataattatcttattctacCACCTATTGAACTATGTTATCACCTTTCATATGGTATAATATAGTTCAGTAACTATAATCCCACAATAATTTAGTCTAATACAAACAACCCTAATAGATCTCTCAATAGGACTCACTTTTTTATTGTGAATAAAAATTTACTCAACAAAAACATGTGGGGGATGGGGGGGTGAGGGGGGTGTAAATATCATCCAATCAATCATATTTCTATCTTATTAAACTCACAAGCAAACACTAAGATTTATATTCACATGTTCTACAAACAATATTTAatgtatttcttttgtttttctacaaacaataatcaaacaaattaataataactatgactaataataaattttaaataaaaaccaAACTATTTTCATCCTCAAATTTCATGTCCCCGTCAAGGCAAGAATTAATAACCCCTCCGTCTTGTAAATTTGATTCTTCAAAATAATTCATGTCAAACAAGAATCCAAACTCATCCTCCTTGCCACATTTTGAGTGAATCATTTCATTTGCTAGAGCTTTGTAATTTATTTCTTGTGACAATTGAAGATTGCTCGAGTTCTGGCTTTGATGGATAGAGTTATTTGAGAAACTGAGTGCAGTCGATGGGCGATATCCGGCATCACCATAGGGCAATAATTTAGGCATGGTTGCTTCATGATTGTCCATAATATTGATTGATGTAACACTAGCCTCATACATGTTTTTTGGACTGAGTTTGTTAGTACTATTGATGTTTTCATCTTTAGTTCCTTTGTGAAATACTCTACATAACACCCAATCTTCCTGttcaatgataaaataaaacattacTAAATAAATAATCTGCTATAACAGgttaaattatattattacatGAAAAAATTGTAATTGTATATGATCATGGTAGATACATAGTTTATTCGACTCAATTGATAGGGAAGCCACGTGCATTAAAGCTCTAGCTATAAACGGAGTCCGGGGAAGGGTCGAACCAAGAGGAATTttttgtacgcagccttaccttacatttctgcaagaggctgtctTCACGGCCTTAACCTGTGGCCTTCAAGTCAAATGACAGCAACTTTATCAATTTACTCCAAATATATGAATGGGTTCAAAGTTCTGAATGACAAACAAGAAGTTGTCAAAATCTATAGAGATAAGCATTCAGTATCCCTCGAACTATgtccaaagttgctacgacacactctatcttcacaggggtcctattacccccccccccccccccctcgaattcaaatttagcatatttttgtcacccttttgtgcagACGTGgcacctttattatataaaatgggGCCCACGTCAAAGgtgccacgtcagctaaaaagttgacaaaaatacactaaaatttagttcaggaggTAGTAGGgccccgtgaagttggagtgtgtcgtagcaaatttggtcacaGTTCAAGAGGGTACTAAATGCTTTACTCCATTCTATAAACTTCAAATCATGAATCCGACAGATCAATATAGAATCTTGCTAGGCACCATCCATTATTTTCAAACTAGGAGGTTTCTAAGAAGTTTCTTGCAAAGACAACAATGTTTTCTACATACATCGTAAGACACATGACTTTTACAAAAAGTATCAATCCTAAAAGACTTTTTATAGTGTTTAGTGAGTATGTTGGACAATTTGTTCAAATGTGTAAAGCATAATACTTATAACAAGGTATTCCATGAATTTAGCTGGTGGTTCGCCCGGACACCagagttatcaaaaaaaaaaaattcgttTCAGTTGATAAGTAAACACTCTTACTTCGAGTGTGCATATCTAGGCACCTCAACTTGGCTACATAGTGTCAGTTGAATACTCTAACATACAAAACGATTACCTACACACCATCAAAATTTATGCGTCATGTCAACATCATCAATATCCACGAGACATAGTGGAAATGAGCTGGAGTGTTTTGTTATCAGTTGACATGTCTAGTCCTAGCTAGATGTGCAGTCCCGAAGTGCTTATTTGTCGGCTAAGCCAGATTTAAGTGTTTGTTCATATATTATACGAATATTTAGTAAAATAagagataagcattcagtacACCCTTGAATTACAGTCAAAGTTGCTATGACACGCTCCAACTTCAGTGGTGTCCTATTACGCCTCTGAagtaaattttagcgtatttttgtcacccttttggcTAATGTGgcacttttattacataaaaatgggaTCCATGTCGGCTAAGaaggtg
The Capsicum annuum cultivar UCD-10X-F1 chromosome 6, UCD10Xv1.1, whole genome shotgun sequence DNA segment above includes these coding regions:
- the LOC107873663 gene encoding protein CUP-SHAPED COTYLEDON 3, producing the protein MGLRDIGSTLPPGFRFYPSDEELICHYLYKKIANQEVIKGTLIEIDLHTCEPWQLPEVAKLNSNEWYFFSFRDRKYATGFRTNRATISGYWKATGKDRTVFDPQTGELIGMRKTLVFYKNRAPHGIKTGWIMHEFRIENPHIPPKEDWVLCRVFHKGTKDENINSTNKLSPKNMYEASVTSINIMDNHEATMPKLLPYGDAGYRPSTALSFSNNSIHQSQNSSNLQLSQEINYKALANEMIHSKCGKEDEFGFLFDMNYFEESNLQDGGVINSCLDGDMKFEDENSLVFI